In Georgenia soli, a genomic segment contains:
- a CDS encoding ABC transporter permease gives MSAATQADGARSAVGRGRPARRSGRFAGPWLPLGVVLGFLVLVQLLSVTGVLPRADFPPPTEVAAALGQLLTTPALWTDVAQTLGGWAVSLVIAVVLGTALGVVLGRVRVVQALFTPVIEFLRPIPSIALIPLVILTIGGGKPGEIFLAAYAAVWQMLVAAIYAVGSVDPVAAETARAFSFSRRDTLRWLTLPSMLPGLVTGVRIASATALIIVITSEILIGVPGLGSGLNLARNAAAVDRMYAYIVVIGLVGYGLNAAIRAVERRVIGWHPSVRKEGR, from the coding sequence ATGAGCGCGGCGACGCAGGCCGACGGCGCCCGGTCCGCCGTCGGGAGGGGGCGCCCCGCCCGGCGGTCCGGCAGGTTCGCCGGGCCCTGGCTGCCGCTCGGCGTCGTCCTCGGCTTCCTGGTGCTCGTCCAGCTCCTCTCCGTCACGGGCGTGCTCCCGCGCGCCGACTTCCCGCCCCCCACCGAGGTGGCGGCCGCGCTCGGGCAGCTCCTGACCACCCCGGCCCTGTGGACGGACGTCGCCCAGACGCTCGGCGGGTGGGCCGTCTCCCTGGTGATCGCCGTCGTCCTCGGAACGGCGCTCGGCGTGGTCCTCGGCCGCGTCCGCGTGGTGCAGGCGCTGTTCACCCCCGTCATCGAGTTTCTCCGGCCGATCCCGTCGATCGCGCTCATCCCGCTGGTCATCCTCACCATCGGGGGCGGCAAGCCGGGCGAGATCTTTCTCGCGGCCTACGCCGCGGTCTGGCAGATGCTGGTCGCGGCGATCTACGCCGTCGGCTCGGTCGACCCGGTGGCAGCGGAGACCGCCCGTGCGTTCAGCTTCTCCCGGCGCGACACCCTGCGCTGGCTCACCCTGCCCTCGATGCTGCCCGGACTGGTGACCGGGGTGCGCATCGCCTCGGCGACGGCCCTCATCATCGTCATCACCTCGGAGATCCTCATCGGTGTCCCCGGCCTCGGGTCGGGCCTCAACCTCGCCCGCAACGCCGCCGCCGTGGACCGCATGTACGCCTACATCGTGGTCATCGGCCTGGTCGGGTACGGGCTCAACGCCGCCATCCGCGCCGTGGAGCGCCGGGTCATCGGCTGGCACCCGTCCGTCCGGAAGGAGGGCCGATGA
- a CDS encoding class I adenylate-forming enzyme family protein, giving the protein MNLPFANQGDAVDLSRPDHEAIVEVRDGATRRVTYRAFDAAVEALADDLAGSDLPAGSKVAILGANGTDWLVAFYATLRAGHVAVPVSYKLPPDGLAYVLENSEAALVLADDVDPVRAVAAAGVEVRPLRGLADLGQAGGAAGGQGAAAARSAATARSARPARRPRSLDDPAMILYTSGSTGYPKGVVLSQRSHLWVMSVALERGIDPAARFVVAAPLYHMNALSNVQTALAGGATVILLDRFEPRAFLTAVATERGTRVTGVPPMFAMMLAETDLTTTLDLTSVDDIFVGSAPAGDALLESIERLFPNGALHFGYGTTESGPVAFGDHPDGLPTPRGSVGAASPAVDLRLVDDAGRPQERRGVLEIRCPALLTGYYRRPDVPTPVTPDGFYHTRDVFEMDENGFYFFAGREDDMFSSGGENVYPRAVEQVLESYPGVLHAAVVPVPDDVKGAKPVAFVVPVPGQEVTEAELRRHVLSQLEPYAHPRRVFFVDELPLAATNKVDRHVLEERAARLLRSGG; this is encoded by the coding sequence ATGAACCTGCCGTTCGCGAACCAGGGCGACGCCGTCGACCTGAGCCGCCCGGACCACGAGGCCATCGTGGAGGTCCGGGACGGCGCCACCCGGCGCGTCACCTACCGCGCGTTCGACGCGGCGGTCGAGGCGCTGGCCGACGACCTCGCCGGCTCCGACCTGCCGGCGGGGTCGAAGGTGGCGATCCTCGGCGCGAACGGCACGGACTGGCTGGTCGCCTTCTACGCCACCCTGCGCGCCGGGCACGTGGCCGTGCCGGTCAGCTACAAGCTGCCGCCCGACGGCCTCGCCTACGTCCTCGAGAACTCCGAGGCCGCTCTCGTGCTGGCCGATGACGTCGACCCGGTCCGTGCGGTCGCGGCGGCCGGCGTGGAGGTGCGACCGCTTCGCGGCCTGGCGGACCTGGGCCAGGCGGGCGGCGCCGCTGGCGGTCAGGGGGCCGCCGCGGCCCGGTCTGCCGCGACCGCCCGGTCCGCCCGGCCCGCCCGGCGCCCCCGCTCGCTCGACGACCCCGCGATGATCCTCTACACCTCCGGCTCCACCGGGTACCCCAAGGGTGTCGTCCTGTCCCAGCGCAGCCACCTGTGGGTGATGTCGGTGGCGCTCGAGCGCGGGATCGACCCGGCCGCACGGTTCGTCGTCGCCGCCCCGCTGTACCACATGAACGCGCTGTCGAACGTGCAGACCGCGCTCGCCGGCGGCGCCACCGTCATCCTGCTCGACCGGTTCGAGCCCCGCGCCTTCCTCACCGCCGTCGCCACCGAGCGCGGCACCCGGGTCACCGGCGTGCCGCCCATGTTCGCCATGATGCTCGCCGAGACAGACCTGACCACCACGCTCGACCTCACCTCGGTCGACGACATCTTCGTCGGGTCCGCGCCGGCCGGGGACGCCCTGCTCGAGAGCATCGAGCGGCTCTTCCCCAACGGTGCGCTGCACTTCGGGTACGGCACCACGGAGTCCGGCCCCGTCGCGTTCGGCGACCACCCCGACGGCCTCCCCACCCCGCGCGGGTCCGTCGGCGCCGCGTCGCCGGCCGTGGACCTGCGACTGGTCGACGACGCCGGCCGGCCCCAGGAACGGCGCGGCGTGCTGGAGATCCGCTGCCCGGCGCTGCTGACCGGGTACTACCGGCGCCCGGACGTGCCCACGCCGGTCACGCCGGACGGGTTCTACCACACCCGTGACGTGTTCGAGATGGACGAGAACGGGTTCTACTTCTTCGCCGGCCGCGAGGACGACATGTTCTCCTCCGGCGGGGAGAACGTGTACCCGCGCGCCGTGGAGCAGGTGCTGGAGTCCTACCCGGGCGTGCTGCACGCGGCCGTCGTGCCGGTGCCCGACGACGTCAAGGGGGCCAAGCCCGTGGCGTTCGTCGTGCCGGTGCCGGGGCAGGAGGTCACCGAGGCCGAGCTGCGCCGGCACGTGCTGAGCCAGCTCGAGCCCTACGCCCACCCCCGCCGCGTCTTCTTCGTCGACGAGCTGCCCCTCGCGGCCACCAACAAGGTTGACCGGCACGTTCTCGAGGAGCGGGCCGCCCGTCTCCTCCGGAGCGGCGGATGA
- a CDS encoding PaaI family thioesterase, whose amino-acid sequence MSGARTLPTAAEVEEQILRSPYHRWLGLRVVELDADRIVLEATAREEWANADGADVVHGGILAGLLDLAADWALVGALGTGVPTIDLTVNYLRAASLGTLRITGRVIRPGRQVSVAEAEIHDAGGRLIAVGRGSFLSAVVAPR is encoded by the coding sequence ATGAGCGGCGCTCGCACCCTGCCCACCGCCGCCGAGGTGGAGGAACAGATCCTCCGGAGCCCGTACCACCGCTGGCTCGGTCTGCGCGTGGTCGAGCTCGACGCCGACCGCATCGTCCTCGAGGCCACCGCCCGCGAGGAGTGGGCGAACGCCGACGGCGCGGACGTGGTCCACGGCGGGATCCTCGCCGGACTGCTGGACCTCGCCGCCGACTGGGCCCTCGTGGGCGCGCTCGGCACGGGCGTGCCCACCATCGACCTGACGGTGAACTACCTGCGCGCCGCCTCCCTGGGCACCCTGCGCATCACCGGCCGCGTCATCCGGCCCGGCCGCCAGGTCTCGGTCGCCGAGGCGGAGATCCACGACGCCGGAGGCCGCCTCATCGCCGTCGGCCGCGGCTCCTTCCTCTCCGCCGTGGTGGCCCCGCGATGA
- a CDS encoding zinc-binding dehydrogenase, whose translation MSKTMRAVVLDAHGDVDDLRLTDDHPYPALEPGHVVVRVRATSLNYHDIFTVKGMPGIRIPFPVVPGLDVVGEIAELADDVEGWEVGDRVLVHPLRGADLMGETVDGGLAQYSLVAAEQLIALPDNVTFPQAAALPVAYGTAHRMIVDKQTIKAGDKVLVLGASGGVGTASVLLAKKLGAYVVAAVGSHDKGERMLEIGADEYINYRDTDFYEWTKEHVGKPSRISADTGFDVIVNYTGGDTWKPTLKSVKLGGKILVCGATAGFDPKEDLRYIWTFEIQVIGSNGFSDRDFRALLDDVSAGRLDPVIDDVVPLEGAVDALRRVRDRGVIGKIVIDPWAQA comes from the coding sequence ATGAGCAAGACCATGCGAGCAGTCGTCCTGGACGCCCACGGCGACGTCGACGACCTCCGTCTCACCGACGACCACCCCTATCCCGCCCTCGAGCCGGGGCACGTCGTGGTCAGGGTGCGCGCCACCTCCCTGAACTACCACGACATCTTCACCGTCAAGGGGATGCCCGGGATCAGGATCCCGTTCCCGGTGGTGCCCGGGCTCGACGTCGTCGGAGAGATCGCGGAGCTGGCGGACGACGTCGAGGGCTGGGAGGTCGGCGACCGGGTCCTCGTCCACCCCCTGCGCGGCGCGGACCTCATGGGGGAGACCGTCGACGGCGGGCTGGCGCAGTACTCCCTCGTCGCCGCCGAGCAGCTCATCGCCCTGCCCGACAACGTCACCTTCCCGCAGGCCGCGGCCCTGCCGGTGGCCTACGGCACCGCCCACCGGATGATCGTCGACAAGCAGACGATCAAGGCCGGCGACAAGGTGCTCGTCCTCGGCGCCTCCGGCGGCGTCGGCACGGCCTCGGTGCTGCTGGCCAAGAAGCTGGGCGCCTACGTGGTGGCCGCCGTCGGCTCGCACGACAAGGGCGAGCGGATGCTCGAGATCGGCGCAGACGAGTACATCAACTACCGCGATACCGACTTCTACGAGTGGACCAAGGAGCACGTCGGCAAGCCCAGTCGCATCTCCGCGGACACGGGCTTCGACGTCATCGTCAACTACACCGGCGGCGACACCTGGAAGCCCACCCTCAAGAGCGTCAAGCTCGGCGGCAAGATCCTCGTCTGCGGCGCGACCGCCGGGTTCGACCCCAAGGAGGACCTGCGCTACATCTGGACCTTCGAGATCCAGGTCATCGGCTCGAACGGGTTCAGCGACCGGGACTTCCGCGCCCTTCTCGACGACGTCTCGGCCGGCCGGCTGGACCCCGTCATCGACGACGTCGTCCCGCTCGAGGGTGCCGTCGACGCCCTGCGCCGTGTCCGGGACCGCGGGGTCATCGGCAAGATCGTCATCGACCCGTGGGCGCAGGCATGA
- a CDS encoding VOC family protein, with product MPTPAAAPKALDHVVVTTPDLSAAVAEFEAATGVRPEAGGVHPTFGTRNYLVTFGDDAYLEILGVDPENAGFSGVRPFGVDDVRETAVSTWVVHPDSIEAAVEAARAAGLDLGDPFPGSRRTADGTLLEWRLTPDHAEPTGLVPFLIDWGTSTSPARSTDARVRLIELSATHPRPEEISAVLAAVGTDLEVRPGEPSLRLTVEGPAGRLTI from the coding sequence TTGCCGACGCCTGCTGCCGCCCCCAAGGCCCTCGACCACGTGGTCGTCACCACCCCCGACCTCTCCGCCGCCGTGGCGGAGTTCGAGGCCGCCACGGGCGTGCGGCCCGAGGCCGGCGGCGTCCACCCGACCTTCGGGACGAGGAACTACCTCGTCACCTTCGGTGACGACGCCTACCTGGAGATCCTCGGCGTCGACCCGGAGAACGCCGGGTTCTCCGGTGTGCGCCCCTTCGGCGTCGACGACGTCCGGGAGACGGCCGTCTCGACGTGGGTGGTGCACCCCGACTCGATCGAGGCCGCCGTCGAGGCGGCCCGCGCCGCCGGTCTCGACCTCGGTGACCCGTTCCCCGGCTCCCGGCGCACGGCGGACGGGACCCTGCTGGAGTGGCGGCTCACGCCGGACCACGCCGAGCCGACCGGGCTCGTCCCCTTCCTCATCGACTGGGGCACGAGCACCTCGCCCGCACGCAGCACGGACGCTCGGGTCAGGCTGATCGAGCTCTCCGCCACCCACCCGCGGCCCGAGGAGATCTCCGCCGTGCTGGCCGCCGTCGGCACGGACCTCGAGGTCCGGCCCGGCGAGCCGTCGCTCCGGCTCACGGTCGAGGGCCCGGCCGGCCGCCTGACCATCTAG
- a CDS encoding FAD-binding and (Fe-S)-binding domain-containing protein, producing MTVRTPAPSATSREHGLPDHGRRDADPGRPEADRRPSDLAAVTRAAGADHVSTAVVDRARLAHDASHFLLTPSAVVTATSTEQVAAVLAAATRSGTPVTFRSGGTSLSGQGVTDGVLLDVRRHLARVEVLDDGARVRCEPGAVLRRVNAALTRYGRRLGPDPASEIACTIGGVVANNSSGMTSGTVATAYRTLESMVLVLPSGTVVDTGRRDADDLLRTLEPELYAGLLRLRDRVRADVALRARIEHQFSMKNTMGYALNALLDHDSAADILAHLVVGSEGTLAYVAEVTLQTVPALPHAATALCVFDTIDRATDAIIPLTEAGAVAVELLDASSLRVSQRDPKAPDLMRALDVREHTALLVEVQDATADGLAAAANRLRPVVAGLDLTAPAELTTDAAARARMWVTRKVLYAAVAGARPQGTTALLEDIVVPPPALPGAVRDLGALLRRYAYDDAVIFGHAKDANLHFQINPRLDDRAELDRFAAFTEDLVELILGADGSLKAEHGTGRIMTPYVRRQFGDELYDVMRELKRLCDPAGVLSPGVVLGDDPEAHLKNLKTFPAAHPELDRCVECGYCEPVCPSRNTTTTPRQRIVLLREMARSTPERRAALEREYDYQAVQTCAADSLCVTACPVGIDTGKVMKEFRAETRPAPVQVAGDLLARNWAPATTALRTALGVADAVPGPVLAAVTRGLRAVAGETLRDWIPQVGEDLPGPGGSRAALAEGFSAVVGTAADVVFFPACIGSLFAAEGDGEGAAAAFLRLCERAGLRVAVPAGIDALCCGTVWESKGLHDGAATMARKVADQVWDLTDGGRLPLVCDASSCTHGLTGIGRHLDGEAAERWSRVKVVDAVVFAREHLLDRLPVAPGRRLPSLAVHPTCSAVHLGMVADLVTVADAVADDVTVPPSWGCCGTAGDRGMLHPELPAGATEAEAAEIAAAERSGGPFAAYASCNRTCEMGMTAATSRPYRHVLELLEEVTRPPLGPT from the coding sequence ATGACCGTCCGCACACCGGCCCCTTCGGCGACGAGCCGTGAGCATGGCCTTCCCGACCACGGGCGCCGCGACGCCGACCCCGGCCGCCCCGAAGCCGACCGCAGGCCCTCCGACCTGGCGGCCGTCACGCGGGCCGCGGGCGCGGACCACGTCTCGACCGCCGTCGTCGACCGGGCCCGCCTCGCCCACGACGCCTCGCACTTCCTCCTGACACCGTCCGCCGTCGTCACCGCGACGTCCACGGAACAGGTGGCCGCGGTGCTGGCCGCCGCCACCCGCTCCGGCACCCCCGTGACCTTCCGCTCGGGCGGGACCTCCCTGTCCGGGCAGGGCGTGACCGACGGGGTGCTGCTCGACGTGCGGCGCCACCTGGCCCGGGTCGAGGTCCTCGACGACGGCGCCCGGGTGCGCTGCGAGCCCGGTGCGGTGCTGCGGCGCGTCAACGCGGCCCTGACCCGGTACGGCCGGCGTCTCGGCCCGGACCCGGCGAGCGAGATCGCCTGCACCATCGGGGGCGTCGTCGCGAACAACTCCTCCGGCATGACGTCCGGGACGGTCGCGACGGCGTACCGCACGCTGGAGTCGATGGTGCTCGTGCTGCCCTCCGGGACGGTGGTGGACACCGGCCGCCGTGACGCCGACGACCTCCTGCGCACCCTCGAGCCGGAGCTGTACGCCGGGCTGCTGCGGCTGCGCGACCGGGTGCGCGCAGACGTCGCCCTGCGGGCGCGCATCGAGCACCAGTTCTCGATGAAGAACACGATGGGCTACGCCCTCAACGCCCTGCTCGACCACGACTCCGCGGCCGACATCCTGGCCCACCTCGTCGTCGGGTCGGAGGGGACGCTCGCCTACGTCGCCGAGGTGACGCTGCAGACCGTGCCCGCGCTGCCGCACGCCGCGACCGCGCTGTGCGTCTTCGACACCATCGACCGCGCGACCGACGCGATCATCCCGCTGACCGAGGCGGGCGCCGTCGCCGTCGAGCTGCTCGACGCCTCCTCGCTGCGGGTCTCCCAGCGCGACCCCAAGGCGCCCGATCTCATGCGCGCCCTGGACGTGCGGGAGCACACCGCCCTGCTGGTCGAGGTCCAGGACGCCACCGCCGACGGGCTGGCGGCCGCCGCGAACCGCCTGCGCCCCGTCGTCGCCGGGCTCGACCTGACGGCGCCCGCCGAGCTCACGACGGACGCCGCCGCCCGGGCGCGGATGTGGGTCACCCGCAAGGTCCTCTACGCCGCCGTCGCCGGCGCGCGCCCGCAGGGGACGACGGCGCTGCTCGAGGACATCGTCGTCCCGCCGCCGGCGCTGCCGGGCGCCGTCCGTGACCTGGGGGCGCTCCTGCGCCGGTACGCCTACGACGACGCGGTGATCTTCGGCCACGCCAAGGACGCCAACCTGCACTTCCAGATCAACCCCCGGCTCGACGACCGCGCCGAGCTGGACCGCTTCGCCGCCTTCACCGAGGACCTCGTCGAGCTCATCCTCGGCGCGGACGGCTCCCTCAAGGCCGAGCACGGCACGGGCCGGATCATGACCCCGTACGTGCGGCGGCAGTTCGGTGACGAGCTCTACGACGTCATGCGCGAGCTCAAGCGCCTCTGCGACCCCGCGGGCGTGCTGAGCCCTGGCGTCGTCCTGGGCGACGACCCCGAGGCCCACCTGAAGAACCTCAAGACCTTCCCCGCCGCGCACCCCGAGCTCGACCGGTGCGTCGAGTGCGGGTACTGCGAGCCGGTGTGCCCCTCGCGCAACACCACCACCACGCCGCGCCAGCGCATCGTGCTGCTGCGGGAGATGGCGCGGTCGACGCCGGAGCGGCGGGCGGCGCTGGAGCGCGAGTACGACTACCAGGCCGTCCAGACCTGCGCCGCCGACTCGCTCTGCGTCACCGCCTGCCCGGTGGGCATCGACACCGGCAAGGTCATGAAGGAGTTCCGTGCCGAGACGCGCCCCGCTCCGGTCCAGGTGGCGGGCGACCTCCTCGCGAGGAACTGGGCCCCGGCGACGACGGCCCTGCGCACCGCCCTCGGCGTCGCCGACGCGGTGCCCGGCCCGGTGCTCGCGGCCGTCACCAGGGGGCTGCGCGCGGTGGCGGGGGAGACGCTGCGGGACTGGATCCCGCAGGTGGGCGAGGACCTGCCCGGCCCCGGCGGGTCGCGGGCGGCGCTCGCGGAAGGGTTCTCTGCCGTCGTCGGGACGGCGGCCGACGTCGTCTTCTTCCCCGCCTGCATCGGCTCGCTCTTCGCCGCCGAGGGCGACGGCGAGGGCGCGGCCGCCGCGTTCCTGCGGCTGTGCGAGCGGGCCGGGCTGCGCGTGGCCGTCCCCGCGGGGATCGACGCCCTGTGCTGCGGGACCGTCTGGGAGTCGAAGGGCCTGCACGACGGCGCCGCCACCATGGCCCGGAAGGTCGCCGACCAGGTCTGGGACCTCACCGACGGCGGACGCCTGCCGCTCGTGTGCGACGCCTCCAGCTGCACCCACGGCCTCACCGGCATCGGGCGCCACCTCGACGGCGAGGCGGCCGAGCGGTGGTCGCGCGTGAAGGTGGTGGACGCCGTCGTCTTCGCCCGCGAGCACCTGCTGGACCGGCTGCCCGTGGCGCCCGGCCGGCGGCTGCCCTCCCTCGCCGTGCACCCCACCTGCTCCGCCGTGCACCTGGGAATGGTGGCCGACCTCGTCACCGTGGCCGACGCCGTCGCCGACGACGTCACCGTGCCGCCCTCCTGGGGCTGCTGCGGCACCGCCGGCGACCGGGGCATGCTGCACCCCGAGCTCCCCGCCGGGGCCACCGAGGCCGAGGCGGCCGAGATCGCCGCCGCCGAGCGGTCGGGCGGGCCGTTCGCCGCCTACGCCTCGTGCAACCGCACCTGCGAGATGGGGATGACCGCGGCGACGTCACGGCCCTACCGGCACGTGCTCGAGCTCCTCGAGGAGGTCACGCGGCCGCCCCTCGGACCCACGTGA
- a CDS encoding AfsR/SARP family transcriptional regulator has protein sequence MVPEGVRSSKQLTELRCLPTFDLRVAGQSVPLAHRSQRVLVLLAVRGGPVDRAELAGTLWPDVSASRAYSSLRSTLWGLARLGPSPVTALGTSVQLSPDVRVDVEAARRLAMRIIDRGPGKISASAALATLRHDFLPSWSEDWLAAEQHHFRQLRLHALEVLSRHLSESGDHAHAVEAGLLALAVEPLRESAHRTLMLAHLAEGNRAEAIWQYHRCRELLQTELGLTPSPEMQALLQRALHGPVDLSEGRGSAAPPGHDQPFPDDRSERAAAGS, from the coding sequence ATGGTGCCCGAGGGAGTCCGGAGTTCCAAGCAGCTGACCGAGCTGAGGTGCCTGCCCACCTTCGACCTCCGGGTCGCCGGCCAGTCGGTGCCGTTGGCGCACCGGTCACAGCGCGTCCTCGTGCTGCTCGCCGTCCGGGGCGGCCCGGTCGACCGGGCGGAGCTCGCGGGCACTCTGTGGCCGGACGTCTCCGCGTCGCGCGCCTACTCGAGCCTGCGCTCGACGCTGTGGGGGCTGGCGCGGCTCGGCCCCAGCCCGGTGACGGCCCTGGGGACGAGCGTGCAGCTCAGCCCTGACGTGCGGGTGGACGTGGAGGCGGCCCGCCGCCTGGCGATGCGCATCATCGACCGGGGGCCGGGCAAGATCTCGGCGTCGGCCGCGCTGGCGACGCTGCGCCACGACTTCCTGCCGTCGTGGTCCGAGGACTGGCTGGCCGCGGAGCAGCACCACTTCCGCCAGCTCCGGCTGCACGCGCTCGAGGTGCTGAGCCGGCACCTGAGCGAGAGCGGGGACCACGCCCACGCGGTGGAGGCCGGCCTGCTCGCCCTGGCGGTCGAGCCGCTGCGGGAGAGCGCGCACCGCACCCTCATGCTCGCGCACCTCGCGGAGGGCAACCGTGCGGAGGCCATCTGGCAGTACCACCGGTGCCGCGAGCTGCTCCAGACCGAGCTCGGGCTGACCCCCAGCCCGGAGATGCAGGCCCTGCTCCAGCGCGCGCTGCACGGCCCGGTGGACCTGTCCGAGGGCCGCGGGAGCGCGGCCCCGCCCGGGCATGACCAGCCGTTCCCCGACGACCGGTCGGAGCGCGCGGCAGCCGGCAGCTGA
- a CDS encoding NAD(P)(+) transhydrogenase (Re/Si-specific) subunit beta, translating to MNVLPSPVTELAYLAAAVCFILALKGLSSPRSARRGNLLGAAGAAVAVVTVLLSTDFEGANLAVVLGSVGVGSAVAVPAARRVKMTEMPQLVAIFNGVGGGAAAIVGIMELAEFAGHDVKLVVAGTTAFAVFVGATSLLGSLLTFGKLQGTITSRPIVLPGAGVLLVAALGAGLGAAVAVTLTADVWFGVVLALLGLAFGALLVLPVGGADVPIVISLLNAFTGLAVAASGWAMGSTLLLVAGTLVGASGTILTLAMATAMGRSVNGILFGALKGGSTAGSTQVSDRPVRRAQAEDVAITLAYASRVVVVPGYGLAVAQAQHVVAELVTALRARGVDAVYGIHPVAGRMPGHMNVLLAEANVPYEQLIEADDINAAMPSTDVVVVVGANDVVNPAARTDTSAPIYGMPIINADQAGQTIFLKRSMRPGFAGIENELLFADRTQVLFGDAKESLTNIVSALKDV from the coding sequence GTGAACGTCCTGCCCTCTCCCGTGACCGAGCTGGCCTACCTGGCCGCCGCCGTCTGCTTCATCCTCGCCCTCAAGGGCCTGTCCTCCCCGCGCTCCGCCCGCCGCGGCAACCTCCTGGGTGCTGCGGGGGCCGCGGTCGCCGTCGTCACGGTGCTGCTCTCCACCGACTTCGAGGGCGCCAACCTCGCCGTCGTGCTCGGCTCGGTGGGCGTCGGCTCCGCCGTCGCCGTGCCCGCCGCACGGCGGGTGAAGATGACCGAGATGCCGCAGCTCGTGGCGATCTTCAACGGCGTCGGCGGCGGCGCGGCCGCGATCGTCGGGATCATGGAGCTCGCCGAGTTCGCGGGGCACGACGTCAAGCTCGTCGTCGCGGGCACCACGGCCTTCGCCGTCTTCGTCGGCGCCACCTCACTCCTCGGCTCCCTGCTGACGTTCGGCAAGCTCCAGGGCACGATCACCTCCCGGCCGATCGTCCTCCCGGGCGCCGGGGTGCTGCTGGTGGCCGCGCTGGGGGCGGGCCTGGGTGCCGCCGTCGCCGTCACCCTCACGGCCGACGTGTGGTTCGGCGTCGTCCTGGCGCTGCTGGGCCTGGCGTTCGGCGCCCTGCTCGTGCTGCCGGTCGGCGGCGCGGACGTCCCGATCGTCATCTCGCTGCTCAACGCGTTCACCGGGCTCGCGGTCGCCGCGTCCGGGTGGGCGATGGGCTCGACGCTCCTGCTCGTGGCCGGCACCCTCGTCGGCGCCTCCGGCACCATCTTGACCCTCGCGATGGCGACGGCGATGGGCCGCTCCGTCAACGGCATCCTCTTCGGTGCGCTCAAGGGCGGCTCGACCGCCGGGTCCACGCAGGTCTCCGACCGTCCGGTCCGCCGGGCGCAGGCGGAGGACGTCGCGATCACCCTGGCGTACGCCAGCCGCGTGGTCGTGGTGCCGGGGTACGGCCTGGCGGTGGCGCAGGCGCAGCACGTGGTGGCCGAGCTCGTCACCGCGCTGCGCGCGCGGGGCGTGGACGCGGTCTACGGCATCCACCCGGTGGCGGGCCGCATGCCGGGGCACATGAACGTCCTGCTGGCCGAGGCCAACGTGCCCTACGAGCAGCTCATCGAGGCCGACGACATCAACGCCGCGATGCCTTCCACGGACGTGGTCGTGGTGGTCGGCGCGAACGACGTCGTCAACCCTGCCGCCCGCACCGACACCTCGGCGCCCATCTACGGGATGCCCATCATCAACGCCGACCAGGCGGGGCAGACGATCTTCCTCAAGCGCTCCATGCGGCCCGGGTTCGCCGGCATCGAGAACGAGCTGCTCTTCGCCGACCGCACGCAGGTGCTGTTCGGGGACGCGAAGGAGTCGCTCACCAACATCGTCTCCGCGCTCAAGGACGTCTGA
- a CDS encoding NAD(P) transhydrogenase subunit alpha, whose translation MSGLTILTIFVLAAFVGVEVVSKVSSTLHTPLMSGANAIHGIILVGAVMVTAHATSPVLLVLGAIAILLATVNLVGGFVVTDRMLEMFSGKKPAQQRAQEPVGSERP comes from the coding sequence ATGAGCGGGCTGACCATCCTCACGATCTTCGTGCTCGCCGCCTTCGTCGGCGTCGAGGTGGTGTCCAAGGTGTCCTCCACCCTGCACACCCCCCTGATGTCGGGCGCCAACGCGATCCACGGCATCATCCTGGTCGGCGCGGTGATGGTCACCGCGCACGCGACCTCCCCGGTGCTCCTCGTGCTCGGCGCGATCGCCATCCTGCTGGCCACGGTCAACCTCGTCGGCGGGTTCGTCGTCACCGACCGGATGCTCGAGATGTTCTCCGGGAAGAAGCCGGCGCAGCAGCGGGCCCAGGAGCCGGTGGGGAGCGAGCGGCCGTGA